The Mesorhizobium sp. B1-1-8 genome contains a region encoding:
- a CDS encoding response regulator transcription factor: MHVVDDDAYFRTAVGRLLQAFGLEAALYESGTQFLERLPRDARGCILLDVEMPGLDGLELQDRIAKGGCMLPILFLTAHGDIPMSVRATKAGAEDFLLKPISKEPLVAAIRRALRRCEAEQEHHDKLGALRRLVDTLTPREKAVFALVIRGKLNKQIAFEMRTSVRTVKAHRHEVMFKLQVRSVAELVASAGTLAAAGITVGSGDWFTPDLKQKFAPMML, translated from the coding sequence ATCCATGTTGTCGATGACGACGCGTACTTCCGCACTGCTGTCGGCCGTCTGCTTCAAGCCTTCGGGCTGGAGGCCGCTCTTTACGAGTCGGGGACACAATTTTTGGAGCGGCTGCCTAGGGATGCACGGGGCTGCATTCTGCTTGACGTCGAAATGCCTGGTCTGGACGGGCTGGAACTTCAAGATCGGATTGCAAAGGGAGGATGCATGCTCCCGATACTCTTTTTGACCGCCCACGGTGACATTCCGATGAGTGTGCGGGCAACCAAGGCAGGCGCAGAGGACTTCCTGCTAAAGCCTATCTCAAAAGAACCGCTTGTGGCAGCCATCCGGCGGGCGCTTCGGCGATGCGAGGCGGAACAGGAGCATCATGATAAACTCGGCGCGTTACGGCGACTTGTCGATACTTTGACGCCCAGGGAAAAGGCGGTCTTCGCGCTGGTCATTCGCGGCAAGCTCAACAAACAGATTGCGTTTGAGATGCGCACTTCGGTGCGTACCGTGAAGGCGCATCGCCATGAAGTCATGTTCAAGCTTCAGGTCCGATCGGTTGCAGAGTTGGTTGCGTCCGCCGGCACCTTGGCTGCCGCCGGCATTACCGTTGGTTCTGGCGACTGGTTCACGCCTGACTTGAAGCAGAAGTTCGCACCCATGATGCTATAG
- a CDS encoding aspartate/glutamate racemase family protein — MKILVVNVNTSQSMSDVIDAAAKTAASAGTDIVTLTPFFGPEAVDCNFESYISAVAVMDRVLAYDEPFDAVVMAGFGEHGRDGLQELIEQPVIEICEASAHMAMMIGRSYSVVTTLQRSVPPIEDRLRLSGLADRCASVRANGMTTLEVDQDPAGAMRSIVEEARKAVAQDHAEVICLGCAGMAGLEEAITTELGVPVVDGVAAAVRLAEAVVGLGLKTSKVSTYAKPDAKRIDGWPLSEALGLRPRSSGLALRAGGRR; from the coding sequence ATGAAGATCCTTGTCGTCAACGTCAACACCAGCCAGTCAATGTCCGATGTCATCGACGCGGCCGCCAAGACCGCCGCGTCCGCCGGCACCGACATCGTCACGCTGACGCCCTTCTTCGGGCCCGAAGCGGTGGACTGCAACTTCGAGAGCTATATTTCTGCCGTCGCCGTCATGGACCGCGTGCTTGCCTATGACGAACCGTTCGATGCCGTGGTCATGGCCGGCTTCGGCGAGCATGGTCGCGATGGGCTGCAGGAACTGATCGAGCAGCCGGTGATCGAGATCTGCGAGGCCTCCGCCCATATGGCGATGATGATCGGCCGCAGCTATTCGGTTGTCACCACCTTGCAGCGTTCGGTGCCGCCGATCGAGGATAGGCTGCGGCTCTCCGGCCTTGCCGACCGCTGCGCCTCGGTGCGCGCCAACGGCATGACCACGCTGGAGGTCGATCAGGATCCCGCCGGCGCCATGCGTTCCATTGTCGAGGAGGCGCGCAAGGCGGTCGCGCAGGACCATGCCGAGGTGATCTGTCTTGGCTGCGCCGGCATGGCCGGCTTGGAGGAAGCGATCACCACCGAGCTTGGCGTGCCCGTAGTCGATGGTGTGGCCGCCGCTGTGCGGCTCGCCGAGGCAGTCGTCGGCCTTGGGCTCAAGACCAGCAAGGTCTCGACCTATGCGAAGCCGGATGCGAAGCGCATCGACGGCTGGCCCCTGTCGGAGGCGTTGGGGTTGAGACCGCGTTCGTCGGGGCTGGCGCTGCGCGCGGGAGGCCGGCGATGA
- the alc gene encoding allantoicase encodes MNMIEKGSAHDAYAMPELKEDFVAEVDLASRWLGGSVLAASDESFGEKESLLTPTPSAFVPGNYGPRGEIVDGWETKRRREPGHDWALIRLGAAGIITGIDVDTSFFTGNFPTTCRIEACGVEGYPSPKALQSADTEWIEIVPRSPVKGDAHNRFDVSDRRRFTHVRISAFPDGGIARLRVYGHVVPDPRVFDGLTVDLANQDHGGQVVTSSDGFYTSAAMLNRPDKARNMGDGWETRRRRDDGNDHAVIRLALPGHVRLVEIDTAHFKYNASAEVALSGAGEALPGGDDGWRPLLSRRPLQPDTRHVFRVAQTRERVSYIRLDAYPDGGISRVRLWGKVDPAARLTSGYRWFNTLPTGQARQVLAEQGVSGDLAEQLIAARPLTEEIRVSFHSADLAGLWTMLEGRFDER; translated from the coding sequence ATGAACATGATCGAGAAAGGCTCGGCGCATGACGCCTACGCCATGCCCGAGCTGAAGGAGGATTTTGTTGCGGAGGTCGATCTTGCCTCGCGCTGGCTGGGCGGCAGCGTGCTCGCCGCGAGCGACGAATCCTTCGGTGAGAAGGAGAGCCTGCTCACGCCGACGCCCTCGGCTTTCGTCCCGGGCAATTACGGACCGCGCGGCGAGATCGTCGACGGCTGGGAGACGAAGCGGCGGCGCGAGCCCGGCCACGATTGGGCGCTGATCAGGCTGGGTGCGGCCGGCATCATCACCGGGATCGATGTCGATACGTCCTTCTTCACCGGCAATTTCCCGACCACGTGCCGCATTGAGGCCTGCGGCGTCGAGGGCTATCCAAGCCCGAAGGCGTTGCAGTCGGCCGACACCGAATGGATCGAGATCGTGCCGCGCTCGCCGGTCAAGGGCGACGCGCACAACCGCTTCGACGTCTCCGACCGCCGCCGCTTCACCCATGTGCGTATCTCCGCCTTTCCGGACGGCGGCATCGCCAGGCTGCGCGTCTACGGCCATGTGGTGCCGGACCCGCGTGTCTTCGACGGGCTTACCGTCGACCTTGCCAACCAGGACCATGGCGGCCAGGTGGTGACGAGCAGCGACGGTTTCTACACCTCGGCCGCGATGCTTAACCGCCCCGACAAGGCACGCAACATGGGCGACGGTTGGGAAACGCGCCGCCGTCGCGACGACGGCAACGACCATGCCGTCATACGTTTGGCGCTGCCGGGGCATGTCAGGCTGGTCGAGATCGACACAGCGCATTTCAAATACAACGCCTCCGCCGAGGTGGCGCTCTCCGGTGCGGGAGAGGCGCTGCCCGGCGGCGACGATGGCTGGCGGCCGTTGCTTTCCCGCCGGCCTCTGCAGCCGGACACGCGCCATGTTTTTCGCGTGGCGCAAACGAGGGAGCGAGTTTCCTACATCCGGCTCGACGCCTACCCCGATGGCGGCATCTCGCGGGTGAGATTGTGGGGCAAGGTCGACCCCGCCGCGCGTCTCACATCTGGTTATCGCTGGTTCAACACGCTGCCGACAGGGCAGGCTAGGCAGGTGCTTGCGGAGCAGGGTGTCTCTGGCGACCTCGCGGAACAGTTGATCGCTGCACGACCACTCACCGAGGAGATCAGGGTTTCCTTTCACAGCGCGGATCTAGCCGGCCTGTGGACGATGCTAGAGGGACGATTCGATGAGAGATGA
- a CDS encoding cytochrome ubiquinol oxidase subunit I has product MLEFDPVSLARLQFAVTALYHFLFVPLTLGLSFLLAIMESAYVMTGREIWRDMTKFWGKLFGINFAMGVATGITMEFQFGTNWAYFSHYVGDIFGAPLAIEGLMAFFLEGTLVGLFFFGWDKLPKLGHLLVTWLVALGANLSALWILIANGWMQYPVGAVFNPETMRMELTSFWDLVFNPVAQAKFVHTVAAGYVTGSMFVISISAYYLLSGRFHAFAKRSIIVASAFGLATALCVVVMGDESGYSLGDNQKMKLAALEGMWKTEPAPAGLIIFGIPNAAEREVKYSIKIPWLLGIMATRSFNTQLPGIDDLIVREEERIRSGLIAYDALQRFKANRDDSQATALLREHAQDLGYALLLKRYVADPRTADSATIARAAADTVPPVAALFWSFRVMVGLGLYFIALFAFVFWDAANRNFSRPWLLRLMLWSLPLPWIAAELGWVVAEYGRQPWAIDGVLPTFLAVSSVSSTQILFSLTGFVLFYSLLLFVDVVLLRKYVRKGPIEVLGPRQSRTMPSLTPAE; this is encoded by the coding sequence ATGCTCGAATTTGATCCTGTCAGCCTTGCGCGACTGCAATTCGCCGTCACCGCTCTCTATCACTTTCTCTTCGTCCCGCTGACGCTGGGCCTCTCGTTTCTCCTTGCCATCATGGAGAGCGCATACGTCATGACTGGCCGGGAAATCTGGCGCGACATGACGAAGTTCTGGGGCAAACTGTTCGGCATCAATTTCGCCATGGGTGTCGCCACCGGCATCACCATGGAATTTCAGTTCGGCACCAATTGGGCGTATTTCTCCCACTATGTCGGCGACATATTCGGCGCACCACTCGCGATCGAGGGCCTCATGGCCTTCTTTCTCGAGGGTACCCTGGTCGGCCTGTTCTTCTTCGGCTGGGATAAGTTACCCAAACTCGGTCATCTTCTGGTGACATGGCTGGTCGCGCTTGGCGCAAACCTCTCCGCTCTATGGATCCTGATCGCCAACGGCTGGATGCAATACCCGGTTGGCGCGGTGTTCAATCCTGAAACCATGCGGATGGAACTCACCTCCTTCTGGGACCTCGTCTTCAATCCTGTCGCGCAGGCAAAGTTTGTCCATACGGTGGCCGCGGGTTACGTCACCGGGTCGATGTTCGTCATTTCCATATCCGCGTACTATCTGCTCTCCGGCCGCTTCCATGCATTCGCAAAGCGATCGATCATCGTGGCATCAGCGTTCGGGCTGGCAACCGCACTTTGTGTGGTCGTCATGGGTGACGAGAGCGGCTATTCTCTCGGCGATAACCAGAAGATGAAACTCGCGGCCCTCGAAGGCATGTGGAAAACGGAACCGGCGCCCGCCGGCTTGATAATCTTCGGGATCCCCAACGCCGCCGAGCGGGAGGTCAAGTACAGCATCAAGATCCCGTGGCTGCTCGGCATCATGGCAACGCGTTCGTTCAATACACAGCTGCCTGGGATCGACGATCTGATCGTGCGGGAGGAAGAGCGAATACGCAGTGGGCTGATTGCTTATGATGCACTGCAGCGGTTCAAGGCCAACAGGGACGACAGCCAAGCGACAGCCCTGCTTCGAGAGCATGCGCAGGATCTAGGGTATGCATTGCTCCTGAAGCGCTACGTCGCGGACCCGCGTACAGCCGATTCCGCAACCATTGCCAGGGCCGCCGCTGACACCGTTCCGCCCGTCGCCGCACTCTTCTGGAGTTTCCGTGTGATGGTGGGACTTGGTCTCTACTTCATCGCGTTATTCGCATTCGTTTTCTGGGACGCGGCGAACCGGAATTTTTCGCGCCCATGGTTGCTGCGCCTGATGCTCTGGTCCCTGCCGCTGCCATGGATTGCGGCGGAACTCGGTTGGGTGGTCGCGGAATATGGTCGTCAACCTTGGGCTATCGACGGGGTTTTGCCGACATTTCTTGCCGTCTCCTCGGTATCGTCTACGCAAATCCTGTTCAGCCTAACAGGTTTCGTTCTGTTC
- a CDS encoding response regulator transcription factor: MQAKPLIVAVVDDDPSLLKGIQRLLSAQGIASEVFASAEAFLSSSAASRVACLVLDIQLGAMNGFELQRQLADSGSKIPIIFMTAFDNEATHLLAVEAGCTAYLHKPFSARLFFDAIERAVANSG, from the coding sequence GTGCAAGCAAAGCCGTTGATCGTGGCCGTTGTCGACGATGATCCCAGTTTGTTGAAGGGTATACAACGCTTGTTGAGCGCCCAGGGAATTGCTTCGGAGGTCTTCGCTTCCGCTGAAGCATTCCTGTCCAGTTCAGCTGCAAGCCGTGTAGCATGTCTGGTTCTCGACATACAGCTGGGAGCAATGAATGGTTTCGAACTCCAACGCCAACTGGCAGACTCAGGATCGAAGATCCCGATCATATTCATGACGGCGTTCGACAACGAGGCCACGCACTTGCTGGCAGTCGAGGCCGGCTGCACGGCTTACCTCCACAAACCGTTCTCGGCACGCCTGTTTTTTGACGCGATTGAAAGGGCCGTAGCGAATTCCGGGTAG
- a CDS encoding PAS domain-containing sensor histidine kinase, whose amino-acid sequence MYDRSSNRIVAELPGGLDARFCEVMNTAPVMIWVSGQDRLCSWFNRPWLTFTGRSIEQELGIGWTEGVHQDDLGRCLHIYTSHFDDRKEFRMEYRLQRYDGVYRWIDDTGIPRYDRQGTFQGYIGSCVDIQERRQALGEMRVHLLEVADLNRSADAAMLSAAISHELNQPLAAIMANAEAAGILLEASQPDLDQVKEILSDIRRDDKRAADVISHMRRFLKKNDIGFHDIDLNETVHVVREILGPYATAKAVVLSVAWEVGPLTVRADPIQLQQVVLNLALNGVEAIGGSPFRASTLTILTTRVDAHTAEISVADSGIGIPADRLELIFEPFFTTKKEGTGLGLSIARAIVENHGGKIWAENLQEGGAMFRLTLPLATAPPG is encoded by the coding sequence ATGTATGATCGCTCGTCCAATAGGATTGTCGCCGAGCTGCCGGGAGGCCTCGACGCACGATTCTGCGAAGTGATGAACACGGCACCGGTCATGATCTGGGTGTCCGGCCAAGACAGGCTCTGCAGTTGGTTCAACCGTCCCTGGCTCACATTCACAGGCCGCAGTATTGAGCAGGAGCTAGGGATCGGTTGGACGGAAGGAGTGCACCAAGACGACTTAGGTCGTTGCCTGCATATCTACACCAGCCACTTCGATGATCGGAAAGAATTCCGAATGGAGTATCGCCTCCAGCGATATGACGGCGTCTACCGCTGGATCGACGATACCGGAATTCCCCGCTACGATCGGCAGGGTACGTTTCAGGGGTATATCGGCTCCTGCGTCGACATCCAGGAACGACGGCAGGCGCTAGGCGAAATGCGCGTTCACCTGCTTGAGGTCGCTGACTTGAACCGCAGTGCTGACGCTGCGATGCTATCTGCTGCAATTTCGCACGAACTGAACCAACCCTTGGCTGCGATCATGGCCAACGCCGAGGCTGCGGGGATACTCCTCGAGGCAAGCCAACCTGATCTGGATCAGGTCAAAGAAATCCTTTCCGACATTCGCCGGGACGATAAGCGTGCAGCGGACGTGATCAGCCATATGCGGCGGTTCCTCAAAAAGAATGATATTGGATTTCATGACATCGACTTGAACGAAACTGTGCACGTGGTGCGCGAAATTCTCGGGCCCTACGCGACGGCCAAAGCTGTTGTGTTGAGTGTCGCCTGGGAGGTGGGTCCGTTGACAGTCCGTGCTGATCCAATTCAGCTGCAGCAAGTCGTCTTGAATCTGGCTCTGAACGGCGTGGAAGCAATCGGCGGATCTCCTTTTCGCGCGTCAACACTTACAATCCTGACAACCCGCGTCGACGCACACACAGCTGAAATCTCCGTCGCGGATTCCGGCATCGGCATTCCGGCTGACAGACTGGAACTTATTTTCGAGCCATTCTTCACGACCAAAAAAGAGGGGACGGGCCTGGGACTGTCCATCGCCCGCGCGATCGTGGAAAATCATGGAGGGAAGATATGGGCCGAGAATTTGCAGGAGGGGGGAGCGATGTTTCGCTTAACCCTTCCGTTGGCCACCGCACCACCGGGGTAG
- a CDS encoding SDR family NAD(P)-dependent oxidoreductase: MKLKDKVALITGTAAPKGLGKAIAVAMAREGAKIAVCDINEEGVIQSAKDIEATGAQALGLRCDVSDVESVRETFSKVIDRYGTLDILVNNAALIPTKPADTDRRNRHYAYMTTPIPRQSIGITSSLTDDDWLRWWGVNVHGVFYCTREALKIMEPAKYGRIVNIASTGGISVMSGHSPGYSASKAAVVSFTKTVAQDVAGAGIFVNCIAPGGIHTDDFEGYLSGLTDVQRNTLWQIMPAGRLGKPEEYAALAVHLASDETYCVGQIISPNGGLVF, encoded by the coding sequence ATGAAACTCAAAGACAAGGTAGCGCTGATTACAGGCACGGCCGCACCGAAGGGCCTGGGCAAAGCGATCGCGGTGGCCATGGCCCGGGAAGGGGCGAAGATTGCCGTATGCGACATCAACGAGGAGGGTGTCATCCAGAGCGCCAAGGACATCGAGGCCACGGGAGCGCAAGCGCTTGGCCTTCGCTGCGATGTGTCTGACGTGGAAAGTGTCCGCGAAACATTCTCAAAAGTCATCGACCGCTACGGCACGTTGGACATTCTGGTGAACAATGCCGCGCTCATCCCCACAAAGCCTGCAGATACAGACCGACGTAATCGGCACTATGCTTACATGACGACTCCTATACCGCGGCAGTCCATCGGCATCACCAGCAGCCTAACCGACGATGACTGGCTTCGATGGTGGGGAGTTAACGTGCATGGCGTGTTCTACTGCACGCGTGAGGCCTTGAAAATAATGGAACCAGCGAAATACGGACGCATCGTAAATATCGCGTCCACTGGCGGCATCTCCGTAATGAGCGGCCACAGTCCCGGATATAGTGCGAGCAAGGCTGCCGTCGTTTCTTTTACAAAAACTGTAGCGCAAGACGTTGCTGGCGCTGGAATTTTTGTGAATTGCATTGCTCCGGGAGGTATTCATACCGACGACTTCGAAGGATACCTTTCGGGCCTAACTGACGTGCAAAGAAATACATTGTGGCAGATAATGCCCGCCGGCCGGTTGGGAAAGCCAGAGGAGTATGCGGCTCTGGCCGTGCATCTTGCCTCGGACGAGACTTACTGTGTGGGTCAGATCATCAGTCCGAATGGTGGGCTGGTCTTCTAA
- a CDS encoding transporter suffix domain-containing protein, with protein sequence MTYQEQLATDPDSRGWRFKCGVALFGLLIFLALMIPVTAFSGMEAGKIAAITGAIFVFNKVLMVLIVAVMGKAGFQELKQSLGAYLPKLPADEIVSPLRHYIGLLMFCVPIITGWLAPYLDHLWPGLRPDRIEFRAFGDIMMVVSIFVLGGGFWDKVRALFVRTARVSYAATGGANL encoded by the coding sequence ATGACCTATCAAGAACAACTCGCGACGGATCCAGACTCACGAGGGTGGCGCTTCAAGTGTGGTGTCGCCCTGTTCGGATTGTTGATCTTTCTGGCGCTGATGATTCCTGTCACCGCCTTTTCTGGAATGGAAGCAGGAAAGATCGCGGCTATAACCGGTGCCATCTTCGTCTTCAACAAAGTCCTGATGGTGTTGATCGTTGCCGTCATGGGCAAAGCGGGTTTCCAGGAACTCAAGCAATCTCTCGGTGCATATCTGCCAAAGCTGCCAGCGGACGAAATCGTCAGTCCGTTGCGTCACTATATCGGGCTCCTCATGTTCTGCGTGCCGATCATCACGGGGTGGCTGGCGCCGTACCTCGACCACCTCTGGCCGGGCCTGAGACCGGACAGGATCGAATTTCGCGCGTTTGGCGACATCATGATGGTTGTCAGCATTTTCGTATTGGGCGGCGGCTTTTGGGACAAGGTCCGCGCGCTCTTCGTACGCACTGCGCGGGTGTCATACGCCGCGACCGGGGGAGCCAATCTATGA